A stretch of the Archangium violaceum genome encodes the following:
- a CDS encoding aldo/keto reductase, whose protein sequence is MADERSLPRFQPRRQLGRTGFLATQVGIGDLADRSVPLERCVATLHRAMDAGLNVIDTAPGYEDGYSEQIVGEALRGRREGMFVIDKVDFLEQPVTPQVEESLRRLQLEAVDLFVFHNLSQLATWERLAAPGGGLEEMERCVRQGKARFRGISSHHPDVLRAALESGRCDVVMFPVGPFVHPRYVEEILPLAKARGVGTVCFKTFGAGKLLGDTEGYGRPLQVRPRGKVSSGGADTAAPSLPHLGVEECVHYTLTLDPDVALLGMSFPNEQDAALHAAAAFRPLTTEQMVDVRRRAVQAMEGKGSVWWNP, encoded by the coding sequence ATGGCTGACGAACGATCGCTTCCCCGCTTCCAGCCCCGACGGCAGCTCGGGCGCACGGGGTTCCTCGCCACCCAGGTGGGGATTGGGGACCTGGCGGACCGCTCGGTGCCTTTGGAGCGGTGCGTCGCCACGCTGCACCGCGCCATGGACGCGGGACTCAACGTCATCGACACCGCCCCCGGGTACGAGGACGGCTACAGCGAGCAGATCGTCGGCGAGGCCCTGCGCGGCCGGCGCGAGGGCATGTTCGTCATCGACAAGGTGGACTTCCTGGAGCAGCCGGTGACCCCGCAGGTGGAGGAGAGCCTGCGCCGGCTCCAGCTGGAGGCGGTGGACCTCTTTGTCTTCCACAACCTCTCCCAGCTGGCCACGTGGGAGCGGCTCGCCGCGCCGGGCGGAGGCCTGGAGGAAATGGAGCGCTGTGTGCGGCAGGGCAAGGCCCGCTTCCGGGGCATCTCCAGCCACCACCCGGACGTGCTGCGCGCCGCGCTCGAGTCCGGCCGCTGCGATGTGGTGATGTTCCCCGTGGGGCCCTTCGTCCACCCACGCTACGTGGAGGAGATCCTCCCGCTGGCGAAGGCCAGGGGCGTGGGCACGGTGTGCTTCAAGACCTTCGGGGCCGGCAAGCTGCTCGGGGACACCGAGGGCTATGGACGGCCGCTCCAGGTGCGCCCGCGTGGCAAGGTCAGCTCGGGCGGAGCCGACACGGCGGCGCCTTCGTTGCCGCACCTCGGCGTGGAGGAGTGCGTGCACTACACGCTCACGTTGGATCCGGACGTGGCGCTGCTGGGGATGAGCTTTCCCAACGAACAGGACGCCGCGCTGCACGCCGCCGCGGCCTTCCGGCCTCTCACGACCGAGCAGATGGTGGATGTTCGCCGACGCGCGGTCCAGGCCATGGAGGGCAAGGGCTCCGTGTGGTGGAACCCCTAG
- a CDS encoding response regulator encodes MKPRVLIVDDSWSMRQTLRLLLSPDFDCAIAEDGASALELARGNPPDIIVSDVNMEGMDGYELCRQVRAEPSLEKIPFLFISGHAPRPGIPEAGDAYLIKPVQPAVLISRLHQMLQPRPRAVGQG; translated from the coding sequence GTGAAACCCAGAGTCCTGATCGTGGATGACTCGTGGTCCATGCGCCAGACGCTGCGTCTCCTGCTGTCCCCGGATTTCGATTGTGCGATCGCCGAGGATGGAGCATCCGCGCTCGAGCTGGCCCGAGGAAATCCGCCCGACATCATCGTGTCGGACGTGAACATGGAAGGCATGGACGGGTACGAGCTGTGCCGCCAGGTACGGGCCGAGCCCTCGCTCGAGAAGATCCCCTTCCTCTTCATCAGCGGCCACGCCCCCCGCCCGGGTATCCCCGAGGCAGGCGACGCCTACCTCATCAAGCCGGTGCAGCCGGCGGTCCTCATCTCGAGGCTGCACCAGATGCTCCAGCCAAGGCCGCGCGCCGTGGGCCAGGGCTAG
- the pruA gene encoding L-glutamate gamma-semialdehyde dehydrogenase, translating into MINANVRVPMPQNEPILSHAPGTPERAELQATLKRMASEQIEIPILIGGKRIKSSKTDTVRMPHKHSHVLATLHEADASHVEQAIQNALSVKDEWARMPFAERAAIFLRAAELLATRYRPILNAATMLGQSKTAHQAEIDAACEAIDFLRYNVHFAQELLSQQPVSPAQTWNMMDYRPLDGFVFAVAPFNFTAIAMNLAVTPALMGNVVLFKPSNTAAYSNWYVMELLREAGLPDGVINMLPGDGPTVGNPVMASPHLGGIHFTGSTPTFQSMWRTVGENIARYKQYPRLVGETGGKDFIFAHPSAADDLDALATAIVRGGYEYQGQKCSAASRIYVPESMWPKLKPRLQEMIAELRMGDITDFRNFMGAVIDEKSFKRTSSYLELAKNSGAEATILAGGEADRSEGWFIKPTLVQLTNPRHRIMQEEIFAPVVGLYVYPDAKFEETLRECDACATYALTGAVFARDRKAISMMMSELRHTAGNFYINDKPTGAVVGQQPFGGSRASGTNDKAGSMLNLVRWTSPRTIKENFVPPTRVPYPYMGQ; encoded by the coding sequence GTGATCAACGCCAACGTCCGCGTCCCAATGCCGCAGAACGAGCCCATCCTCTCGCACGCGCCCGGTACCCCCGAGCGCGCCGAACTCCAGGCCACCCTCAAGCGCATGGCCTCCGAGCAGATCGAGATTCCCATCCTCATCGGCGGCAAGCGCATCAAGTCCAGCAAGACGGACACGGTGCGGATGCCGCACAAGCACTCGCACGTGCTGGCCACGCTGCACGAGGCGGACGCCAGCCACGTGGAGCAGGCCATCCAGAACGCCCTGTCCGTGAAGGACGAGTGGGCGCGGATGCCCTTCGCGGAGCGCGCGGCCATCTTCCTGCGCGCCGCGGAGCTGCTGGCCACGAGGTACCGCCCCATCCTCAACGCGGCCACCATGCTGGGCCAGTCGAAGACGGCGCATCAGGCGGAGATCGACGCGGCGTGCGAGGCGATCGACTTCCTGCGCTACAACGTCCACTTCGCACAGGAGCTGCTGAGCCAGCAGCCGGTGAGCCCGGCGCAGACGTGGAACATGATGGACTACCGTCCGCTGGACGGATTCGTGTTCGCGGTGGCCCCGTTCAACTTCACGGCCATCGCGATGAACCTGGCCGTGACTCCGGCCCTCATGGGCAACGTGGTGCTCTTCAAGCCCTCGAATACGGCGGCCTACAGCAACTGGTACGTGATGGAGCTGCTGCGCGAGGCGGGCCTGCCCGACGGCGTCATCAACATGCTGCCCGGCGATGGCCCCACGGTGGGCAACCCGGTGATGGCCAGCCCGCACCTGGGCGGCATCCACTTCACCGGCTCCACGCCCACCTTCCAGAGCATGTGGCGCACGGTGGGCGAGAACATCGCCCGCTACAAGCAGTACCCCCGGCTGGTGGGCGAGACGGGCGGCAAGGACTTCATCTTCGCGCACCCCTCGGCGGCGGATGACCTGGACGCGCTCGCCACGGCCATCGTCCGCGGCGGCTACGAGTACCAGGGCCAGAAGTGCTCGGCGGCCTCGCGCATCTACGTCCCCGAGTCGATGTGGCCGAAGCTCAAGCCGCGGCTGCAGGAGATGATCGCCGAGCTGCGCATGGGCGACATCACCGACTTCCGCAACTTCATGGGCGCGGTCATCGACGAGAAGTCCTTCAAGCGGACGTCCTCGTACCTCGAGCTGGCGAAGAACAGCGGCGCCGAGGCCACCATCCTCGCCGGCGGTGAGGCGGACCGGAGCGAGGGCTGGTTCATCAAGCCCACGCTGGTGCAGCTCACCAACCCGCGCCACCGCATCATGCAGGAGGAGATCTTCGCACCGGTGGTGGGCCTGTACGTCTACCCGGACGCGAAGTTCGAGGAGACGCTGCGCGAGTGCGACGCGTGCGCCACCTACGCGCTGACGGGCGCCGTGTTCGCGCGCGACCGCAAGGCCATCAGCATGATGATGAGCGAGCTGCGGCACACGGCGGGCAACTTCTACATCAACGACAAGCCCACCGGCGCCGTGGTGGGTCAGCAGCCCTTCGGTGGCTCGCGCGCCTCGGGCACCAATGACAAGGCGGGCTCCATGCTGAACCTGGTGCGCTGGACGTCTCCGCGCACCATCAAGGAGAACTTCGTCCCGCCCACCCGCGTCCCCTACCCGTACATGGGCCAGTAG
- a CDS encoding CPBP family intramembrane glutamic endopeptidase, which translates to MSRPLGVRLLWMGVGFVVLDVYLNVPNFVRLSPVAWLGLYAAFFPLAHGVGRLTGAGGLGALGLAPHRGWARNLWLGFVFCSAAWALKYAILWALGAFHVEGARPAGELAELVFQAAVAMFLSSATDDVLVRGFLFRHLSGVLSAGALVALTTFVYVLNHVWYMQLTLESSLYLGLLGLMFSLALVRTGSLWLSIGLHWGGNVVYRLYDGFDARGGVLRRVMLPEAPWQEGVKLAMTALSLAALFLLFRFTEKSEREGPLSARG; encoded by the coding sequence GTGTCCCGCCCGCTCGGGGTGCGCCTGCTGTGGATGGGGGTGGGCTTCGTCGTGCTGGACGTGTACCTGAACGTCCCCAACTTCGTGCGGCTCTCTCCCGTGGCGTGGCTGGGGCTCTACGCCGCCTTCTTCCCGCTGGCCCATGGAGTGGGGCGATTGACCGGGGCGGGAGGACTGGGCGCGTTGGGGCTCGCTCCGCACCGGGGTTGGGCTCGCAACCTGTGGCTGGGCTTCGTCTTCTGCTCGGCCGCGTGGGCGCTCAAGTACGCCATCCTGTGGGCCCTGGGGGCCTTCCACGTCGAGGGCGCGCGTCCCGCCGGTGAGCTCGCGGAGCTGGTGTTCCAGGCCGCGGTGGCGATGTTCCTCTCGTCCGCCACGGATGACGTGCTCGTGCGCGGGTTCCTCTTCCGTCACCTCTCGGGCGTCCTGTCCGCTGGCGCGCTCGTCGCGCTCACCACGTTCGTCTACGTCCTCAACCACGTCTGGTACATGCAGCTGACGCTGGAGTCCTCGCTGTACCTGGGGCTCCTGGGGCTGATGTTCTCGCTGGCGTTGGTGCGGACCGGCTCGCTCTGGCTGAGCATCGGCCTGCACTGGGGCGGCAACGTCGTCTACCGGTTGTATGACGGCTTCGACGCACGGGGCGGAGTGCTGCGCCGGGTGATGCTCCCCGAGGCTCCGTGGCAGGAGGGCGTGAAGCTCGCGATGACGGCGCTGTCACTCGCCGCGCTGTTCCTCCTCTTCCGCTTCACGGAGAAGTCCGAGCGCGAGGGCCCGCTGTCCGCGCGCGGCTGA
- a CDS encoding S1 family peptidase: MRAMKLSRLAGVLAVTALAACGASKKQEEPPADFRAGADFRALKDATVTLFPGHCAGVVVADGRHALTAAHCIDVAPGERQPVVLRNGHMLSGVVKLVDPRRDVAVIRFDEAAPVHPLAVATTLPLPGQELLFAGRNDRPSEPQAVELRKLGRCPSLPGVPQALFTSLHGEKGDSGAPVVDRQLQVVGLVHGGAACSVAAPTAEFSSVLDTLVAEVARPDAEQGIGGSGSAGQ; this comes from the coding sequence ATGCGTGCGATGAAGCTCTCGAGGCTGGCCGGAGTCCTGGCCGTGACGGCGCTGGCGGCCTGCGGCGCCTCGAAGAAGCAGGAGGAGCCGCCCGCGGACTTCCGCGCCGGGGCGGACTTCCGCGCCCTGAAGGACGCCACGGTGACGCTCTTCCCCGGCCACTGCGCGGGCGTCGTCGTCGCGGATGGACGTCATGCCCTCACCGCCGCGCACTGCATCGACGTGGCCCCCGGCGAGCGTCAACCCGTGGTGCTGCGCAACGGGCACATGCTCAGCGGGGTGGTGAAGCTCGTGGACCCCAGGCGGGACGTGGCCGTCATCCGCTTCGACGAGGCGGCGCCGGTACACCCGCTGGCCGTGGCCACCACCCTGCCCCTGCCGGGACAGGAGCTCCTCTTCGCCGGACGCAATGACCGTCCGAGCGAGCCGCAAGCGGTGGAGCTGCGCAAGCTGGGGCGCTGTCCCTCGCTGCCGGGCGTGCCCCAGGCGCTCTTCACCAGCCTGCATGGAGAGAAGGGTGACTCCGGCGCGCCCGTGGTGGATCGCCAGCTCCAGGTGGTGGGCCTGGTGCATGGAGGCGCGGCGTGCAGCGTCGCGGCGCCCACCGCCGAGTTCTCCTCCGTGCTGGACACGCTCGTCGCGGAGGTGGCCCGGCCCGATGCCGAGCAGGGCATCGGCGGAAGTGGAAGCGCCGGGCAGTAG
- a CDS encoding DUF1751 domain-containing protein, whose protein sequence is MRPMRSSYGGGGFGFPSVQSTAARLAIGLVVGSFVALAARTVGSLLVLSPQAVFPGLMLWQPFTYGFVELNPLGIIFGAFALYSIGGGLEMSWGSRRLLWVVWGGTVLAGFLTVVLSLFFPLLRSYPYAGGWVMGTIAWVAYGLSIGRGQTNFWGIPITGHVFAAIGVGFVVLNGLSAGWASQMPELLALGITFIAVRGGSPRQLWLRFQHWRLQRQVRGRSRHLRVISRERPDDRYLN, encoded by the coding sequence ATGCGACCGATGCGGAGCAGCTATGGCGGCGGCGGATTCGGCTTTCCGAGCGTGCAATCCACGGCGGCCAGGCTGGCGATCGGCCTCGTGGTGGGCTCGTTCGTGGCCCTGGCTGCGCGGACGGTGGGCTCGCTGCTGGTGCTCTCTCCCCAGGCGGTCTTCCCGGGGCTGATGCTGTGGCAGCCCTTCACCTACGGCTTCGTCGAGCTCAACCCGCTCGGCATCATCTTCGGCGCCTTCGCCCTCTACTCCATTGGCGGTGGCCTGGAGATGAGCTGGGGCTCGCGCCGGCTGCTGTGGGTGGTGTGGGGCGGCACGGTGCTCGCGGGCTTCCTCACGGTGGTGCTGTCCCTCTTCTTCCCGCTGCTGCGCTCCTACCCGTACGCGGGCGGCTGGGTGATGGGCACCATCGCCTGGGTGGCCTATGGCCTGTCCATCGGGCGAGGGCAGACGAACTTCTGGGGCATCCCCATCACCGGTCACGTCTTCGCCGCCATCGGTGTTGGCTTCGTCGTTCTCAACGGGCTCTCCGCCGGGTGGGCCAGCCAGATGCCCGAGCTGCTCGCGCTCGGCATCACCTTCATCGCCGTGCGCGGTGGCAGCCCCCGGCAGCTGTGGCTCCGTTTCCAGCACTGGCGGCTGCAGCGGCAGGTGCGTGGGCGCTCGCGTCACCTGCGTGTCATCTCCCGTGAGCGGCCGGATGACAGGTATCTGAATTAG
- a CDS encoding thioredoxin family protein: protein MSVVSLDSKSFGPALARPGILLIHWGARWCAPSRTFGPGFERVARRHLDVTFAKVEVDAQPELVEVLGVQALPAFMVFRDGFLLLNHVGALLEPMLEDIIRQARALDMDDVRRRVAEYRSSEVRVRVGPHAG from the coding sequence ATGTCGGTGGTGTCCTTGGACAGCAAGAGTTTCGGACCGGCGCTGGCGAGACCCGGCATCCTGCTCATCCACTGGGGAGCGCGGTGGTGCGCACCCTCGCGCACCTTTGGTCCTGGTTTCGAGCGGGTGGCCCGGCGGCATCTGGACGTCACCTTCGCGAAGGTGGAGGTGGACGCACAGCCCGAGTTGGTGGAGGTGCTCGGAGTGCAGGCGCTGCCCGCGTTCATGGTGTTCCGAGACGGCTTCCTGCTGCTCAACCACGTCGGTGCGCTGTTGGAGCCGATGCTGGAGGACATCATCCGGCAGGCGCGTGCGCTGGACATGGACGACGTCCGGCGCAGGGTGGCGGAGTACCGGTCCAGCGAGGTACGGGTCCGGGTGGGTCCGCACGCAGGATGA
- a CDS encoding acetyl-CoA C-acetyltransferase yields the protein MKSVSKSEEIYFLSGKRTPFGTYGGSLKDLSATDLAVESARAALTQAKVSPESIQHVIYGNVVQTSSDAIYLPRHVGLRTGVPVPVPALGVNRLCGSGFQAFVTAAEMMLTEQADCVLAGGTESMSQAPHVIRGARWGIPLGKGGMEDMLWSALTDSYTGLPMALTAEQLAVDYDISQDAVDEYAVLSQKRFAAAQESGRLEQELSPVTLKTKKGETQFARDEHNRPDTTVEGLKKLPKVFKKDGVVHAGAASGICDGAGSMVMATRSFVEKHGLKPIARLVNWGISGCDPKVMGIGPAPAIRRLLERAQCKLSDVELFEVNEAFAPQYLAVEKDLGLPREQTNVNGGAIAVGHPLGASGARITMSLAYELKRRGARYGIGSACIGGGQGIALLIEAL from the coding sequence ATGAAGAGCGTGTCCAAGAGCGAAGAGATCTACTTCCTGTCCGGTAAGCGTACGCCGTTCGGTACGTATGGCGGCTCGTTGAAGGACCTGAGCGCCACCGATCTGGCCGTGGAGTCGGCGCGGGCGGCGCTCACGCAGGCGAAGGTGTCCCCCGAGTCCATCCAGCACGTCATCTACGGCAACGTGGTGCAGACGAGCTCGGACGCCATCTACCTGCCGAGGCACGTGGGCCTGCGCACGGGCGTACCGGTGCCGGTGCCGGCGCTGGGCGTCAACCGGCTGTGTGGCTCGGGCTTCCAGGCCTTCGTCACCGCCGCGGAGATGATGCTCACCGAGCAGGCGGACTGCGTGCTCGCCGGTGGCACCGAGTCCATGAGCCAGGCGCCCCACGTCATCCGGGGCGCGCGCTGGGGCATTCCGCTGGGCAAGGGTGGCATGGAGGACATGCTCTGGAGCGCCCTCACGGACAGCTACACGGGCCTGCCCATGGCGCTCACCGCCGAGCAGCTCGCGGTGGACTACGACATCTCGCAGGACGCGGTGGACGAGTACGCGGTGCTCTCGCAGAAGCGCTTCGCCGCCGCCCAGGAGTCCGGCCGCTTGGAGCAGGAGCTGTCGCCCGTCACGCTGAAGACGAAGAAGGGCGAGACGCAGTTCGCCCGGGACGAGCACAACCGGCCGGACACCACGGTGGAGGGGCTCAAGAAGCTGCCCAAGGTCTTCAAGAAGGACGGCGTGGTGCACGCGGGCGCGGCCAGCGGCATCTGCGACGGCGCGGGCTCCATGGTGATGGCCACCCGGAGCTTCGTGGAGAAGCACGGCCTGAAGCCCATCGCCCGGCTGGTCAACTGGGGCATCTCCGGGTGCGATCCGAAGGTGATGGGGATCGGCCCGGCGCCGGCCATCCGCCGGCTGCTCGAGCGCGCCCAGTGCAAGCTGAGCGACGTGGAGCTCTTCGAGGTGAACGAGGCCTTCGCGCCGCAGTACCTCGCGGTGGAGAAGGACCTGGGGCTGCCCCGCGAGCAGACGAACGTGAATGGTGGCGCCATCGCGGTGGGCCACCCGCTGGGGGCCTCGGGCGCGCGCATCACCATGTCGCTCGCCTACGAGCTCAAGCGCCGGGGCGCCCGCTACGGCATCGGCTCCGCCTGCATCGGTGGTGGCCAGGGCATCGCGCTCCTCATCGAGGCGCTCTGA